A section of the Rhodanobacteraceae bacterium genome encodes:
- a CDS encoding sodium:proton antiporter, giving the protein MTLPQLPLPWLMTAAVVLGVGAQWLAWRMRLPAIVLLLGIGIIVGPVLGLLNPDHLLGEALFPIASLAVAIILFEGALTLRIEEIHGLRGPIWNLVSIGALLNLVLIAAAAHLFLKAPVPMALLIGAICSVTGPTVVGPMLRAIRPRPSVDKVLRWEGIIIDPIGAVLAVLALELALSGYGDTIWWQLGRLMLVGSAFGFAFAWAIGICLRRHWIPWYLRSAVILAAVLLAFTCSNEIAHESGLLTVTIMGVVLANLRDVDLEDVLHVKETLTVMLVSLLFILLAARLDVSSFERLGWGLPLFLLVVLFIARTVAVFLSTLGSRLDWKERTLIAWMGPRGIVAAAVGSLFALRLESEQVPGGELLVPAVFSVIIASVLLQSFTARRLALRLGLAEAVPKGVLLVGSSHFACAFGLALKARGFRVLMADVNWDSLRKARMQGLDTYFGRIVSEHADKHLDTSGVAKLFALASRPNQNALACLHFKSELGTDGVLALRTAEDKGHSKGTLAGNLRSPWLFRKDVTHASLEELIDQGARIRGHKIKENFGLKEFRIRFPDALGLLAISPRQQLLAFTHQGAPPLKPGWELLALHPKPADTDTAIEVEASTPFDPGKELVGDELLLPREAAADH; this is encoded by the coding sequence ATGACTCTGCCGCAACTGCCACTGCCCTGGTTGATGACCGCTGCCGTGGTCCTTGGCGTGGGCGCCCAATGGCTGGCCTGGCGTATGCGCCTGCCAGCCATCGTGCTGCTGCTTGGCATCGGCATCATCGTCGGGCCGGTCTTGGGCCTGCTCAATCCGGACCATCTACTGGGTGAAGCCCTGTTTCCGATCGCCTCGCTGGCGGTGGCGATCATCCTCTTCGAGGGCGCGCTGACATTGCGTATCGAGGAAATCCATGGTCTGCGCGGACCGATCTGGAATCTGGTCAGCATCGGCGCGCTGCTCAACCTGGTGCTGATCGCGGCGGCTGCGCATCTGTTCCTGAAGGCACCGGTGCCGATGGCCCTGCTGATCGGCGCCATCTGCAGCGTCACCGGACCGACCGTGGTCGGACCGATGCTGCGCGCCATCCGGCCACGGCCCAGCGTCGACAAGGTGCTGCGCTGGGAGGGCATCATCATCGACCCGATCGGCGCGGTGCTGGCGGTGCTGGCGCTGGAACTGGCGCTGAGCGGCTACGGCGACACCATCTGGTGGCAGCTGGGACGGCTGATGCTGGTCGGCAGCGCTTTCGGCTTTGCCTTTGCCTGGGCCATTGGCATCTGTCTGCGCAGGCACTGGATACCCTGGTATCTGCGCAGCGCGGTGATCCTGGCGGCGGTGCTGCTGGCCTTCACCTGTTCCAATGAGATCGCCCACGAATCCGGGCTGCTGACCGTGACCATCATGGGGGTGGTGCTGGCCAACCTGCGCGACGTCGATCTCGAGGACGTGCTGCACGTCAAGGAAACCCTGACGGTGATGCTGGTCTCGCTGCTGTTCATCCTGCTGGCGGCGCGACTGGATGTGTCCAGCTTCGAGCGTCTGGGCTGGGGTCTGCCGCTGTTTCTGCTGGTGGTGCTGTTCATCGCCCGCACCGTCGCCGTCTTTCTGAGCACGCTGGGCTCCAGGCTGGACTGGAAGGAAAGGACACTGATCGCCTGGATGGGTCCGCGCGGCATCGTCGCCGCGGCCGTCGGTTCGCTGTTCGCCCTGCGCCTGGAAAGCGAGCAGGTGCCCGGCGGCGAGCTTCTGGTGCCGGCCGTGTTCAGCGTGATCATCGCCAGCGTGCTGCTGCAGAGCTTCACCGCGCGGCGCCTGGCACTGCGTCTGGGCTTGGCCGAAGCCGTTCCCAAGGGCGTGCTGCTGGTCGGCTCCTCACACTTCGCCTGCGCCTTCGGTCTGGCCCTGAAGGCTCGTGGCTTCCGAGTGCTGATGGCCGACGTCAACTGGGATTCCCTGCGCAAGGCGCGGATGCAGGGGCTGGATACCTATTTCGGGCGGATCGTCTCCGAACATGCAGACAAGCATCTGGATACCAGCGGCGTCGCCAAACTGTTTGCGCTGGCCAGCCGGCCCAACCAGAACGCGCTGGCCTGCCTGCATTTCAAGAGCGAATTGGGCACCGATGGCGTGCTGGCCTTGCGTACGGCCGAAGACAAGGGTCACAGCAAGGGCACGCTGGCCGGCAATTTGCGATCACCGTGGTTGTTTCGCAAGGATGTCACCCATGCCTCGCTGGAAGAGCTGATCGACCAGGGCGCGCGCATCCGCGGCCACAAGATCAAGGAAAACTTCGGATTGAAGGAATTCCGAATCCGCTTTCCCGACGCGCTTGGCCTGCTCGCCATCAGTCCCAGGCAGCAGCTGCTGGCCTTCACGCACCAGGGAGCACCGCCACTCAAGCCAGGTTGGGAATTGCTGGCCCTGCATCCCAAACCCGCCGACACCGATACCGCCATCGAAGTCGAAGCGTCAACGCCCTTCGACCCGGGCAAGGAACTGGTGGGGGATGAGCTGCTGCTGCCCAGGGAGGCCGCGGCGGACCATTAA
- a CDS encoding STAS domain-containing protein gives MQIDLVQEGNVTVVVPIGRIDSNTAAELERVCDEQIAAGRRKILLDLAGIDYVSSAGLRVFLVVGKKLQREGGRVALCCLTPMVSEVLAIAGFDRILTTAGNRGEGLAKLI, from the coding sequence ATGCAAATTGATCTGGTGCAGGAAGGCAATGTCACGGTGGTGGTGCCCATCGGGCGGATCGATTCGAACACCGCAGCGGAACTGGAGCGCGTCTGTGATGAGCAGATCGCTGCAGGACGGCGCAAGATCCTGCTGGATCTGGCCGGCATCGATTACGTCAGCTCGGCCGGACTGCGGGTGTTTCTGGTGGTTGGCAAGAAATTGCAACGCGAAGGTGGACGCGTTGCCCTGTGCTGCCTGACTCCGATGGTCAGCGAGGTGCTGGCGATAGCCGGCTTCGATCGCATTCTGACCACCGCCGGCAATCGCGGCGAAGGCCTGGCCAAACTGATCTAG
- a CDS encoding methyltransferase, with protein sequence MSRPADPVGDELLQLAARGDPDQLDSLRRRVEAGEAPAYAAGFLSFGGRRFHIDPRAFITDPETWWLTEVVLEQGRGFAAQGRVPQILEFGVGAGTLAITVKLAHPDWSVSGIDIDAAALELAVENARLHGVDIGLVQSDYLSAWPATRRAPDLIFGDPPWGGAEDLYDGERDENYYLQMPQLSAFPPGGERTGIHDRLIRSVVERGWDSTIILNYGVLPHAVIAQSAAPLGQWSLAHPQPGISVLIGRR encoded by the coding sequence ATGAGTCGGCCAGCCGATCCGGTCGGCGATGAACTGCTGCAGCTGGCGGCCCGCGGTGATCCGGATCAGCTGGATAGCTTGCGCCGACGAGTGGAGGCAGGCGAGGCACCGGCCTACGCGGCCGGTTTCCTGAGCTTCGGTGGTCGCCGTTTTCACATCGACCCGCGGGCCTTCATCACCGATCCGGAAACCTGGTGGCTGACTGAAGTGGTCCTGGAGCAGGGGCGCGGGTTTGCGGCGCAGGGTCGGGTGCCGCAGATCCTGGAATTCGGTGTGGGCGCTGGCACCCTGGCCATCACCGTGAAGCTGGCGCACCCGGATTGGTCGGTCAGCGGCATTGATATCGATGCGGCAGCGCTGGAGCTGGCCGTCGAGAACGCCCGACTGCATGGCGTCGACATTGGCCTGGTCCAGAGCGACTATCTGAGCGCCTGGCCGGCCACCCGTCGGGCGCCGGACCTCATCTTCGGCGATCCGCCCTGGGGCGGTGCCGAGGATCTGTACGATGGCGAGCGCGATGAGAACTACTACCTGCAGATGCCGCAGCTTTCCGCCTTTCCACCCGGCGGCGAGCGCACTGGCATTCATGATCGTCTGATCCGCAGCGTGGTGGAACGCGGCTGGGACTCGACCATCATTCTCAACTACGGGGTTCTTCCCCACGCGGTCATCGCGCAATCCGCCGCACCACTCGGACAGTGGTCGCTGGCGCATCCACAACCTGGCATCAGCGTGCTGATCGGCAGGCGCTAG
- a CDS encoding SpoIIE family protein phosphatase: MSATDKPTPATAAAERIRFGLRFKIIVGLTIFNILGTAIFAANHYLAEKQSIIAGVEQKLAAAARALPDMLPPGYFDRAVSSTAVSPEEYRKLVDQLSRYCSDIGLKYLYSYTYRDGVFFTTSSNATPEELKDNSYAAYWQEYIQPKLELAWNTQQPIYDEVNDEWGRVYSLFKPGITAKGTRYIVGADLAIDALIAKLDKSLRKSILIGFLSFFVVFLFSFYIGTKLSSKISLLADYTRELAATDFQPVEDLPLRRQIGAMPAQSRDEIAQLASSFISMESRLNTYLRELTETTATKERLHNELRIAGDIQLSMLPQGFKPRLHDDGRLGVDLSAAIKPTKEAGGDLYDYFYLDDDHLCFAIGDVSDKGMPAALFMTVVISVLRARSTAEHIGRPDEILRQTNELLIPQNAMCQFVTLFLGILNVRTGELVYSDGGHNHPFLRRAGGKPEMMAFDGGVALGIMSGASYPIYRTTLAAGDVLFLYTDGVTEAIAADQSFYTDERLERVLSAIDANERAMVWVETSMQSVFDFAEGHHQADDITVMALRILPGKT, encoded by the coding sequence ATGAGTGCGACCGACAAGCCTACGCCCGCCACTGCCGCAGCCGAACGCATCCGATTCGGACTGCGCTTCAAGATCATCGTCGGCCTGACGATCTTCAACATCCTGGGCACGGCGATCTTTGCCGCCAACCATTATCTGGCGGAAAAGCAGAGCATCATTGCCGGTGTCGAGCAGAAACTGGCGGCTGCCGCGCGGGCATTGCCGGACATGCTGCCGCCCGGCTATTTCGATCGCGCCGTGAGTTCCACTGCGGTGTCTCCGGAGGAATATCGGAAGCTGGTGGATCAACTCTCCAGGTACTGCTCCGATATCGGTCTCAAGTACCTCTACAGTTATACCTATCGCGATGGCGTGTTCTTCACCACCTCCTCCAATGCCACGCCCGAGGAGCTGAAGGACAACAGCTATGCCGCCTACTGGCAGGAGTACATACAGCCCAAGCTCGAGCTGGCCTGGAACACCCAGCAGCCGATCTATGACGAAGTCAACGACGAGTGGGGGCGGGTCTATTCGCTGTTCAAGCCAGGGATCACGGCCAAGGGCACTCGCTACATCGTCGGTGCCGATCTGGCCATCGATGCATTGATCGCAAAACTCGACAAATCGTTGCGCAAATCGATCCTCATCGGCTTCCTGAGCTTCTTCGTGGTTTTCCTGTTCAGCTTCTACATTGGCACCAAACTATCGTCCAAGATCTCGCTGCTGGCGGACTACACCCGGGAACTGGCGGCCACCGATTTTCAGCCGGTGGAGGACCTGCCGCTGCGCCGGCAGATTGGTGCCATGCCAGCGCAGAGTCGCGACGAGATCGCACAATTGGCCAGCTCCTTCATTTCCATGGAGTCGCGGCTCAATACCTATCTGCGCGAGCTGACCGAGACCACGGCCACCAAGGAACGTCTGCACAACGAGCTGCGCATCGCCGGCGACATCCAACTGAGCATGCTGCCGCAGGGCTTCAAGCCACGATTGCATGACGACGGCCGCCTGGGCGTGGATCTGTCGGCAGCCATCAAGCCGACCAAGGAAGCCGGCGGCGATCTCTACGACTACTTCTACCTCGATGACGACCATCTCTGCTTCGCCATCGGCGATGTCTCCGACAAGGGCATGCCGGCAGCGCTGTTCATGACCGTCGTGATTTCGGTGCTGCGTGCGCGCTCAACGGCAGAGCATATCGGCCGGCCGGACGAGATCCTGCGGCAGACCAACGAGTTGCTGATTCCGCAGAATGCCATGTGTCAGTTCGTGACTCTGTTCCTCGGCATCCTCAACGTGCGCACCGGTGAACTGGTCTATTCCGATGGCGGCCACAATCACCCCTTCCTGCGCCGGGCTGGCGGCAAGCCAGAGATGATGGCCTTCGACGGCGGCGTGGCTCTGGGCATCATGTCCGGCGCCAGTTACCCGATCTATCGGACCACGCTGGCAGCGGGCGATGTGCTGTTCCTCTATACCGATGGCGTTACCGAGGCCATTGCAGCCGACCAGAGCTTCTATACCGACGAGCGCCTGGAACGGGTGTTGAGCGCGATCGATGCCAATGAGCGGGCGATGGTCTGGGTGGAAACCAGCATGCAGAGTGTCTTCGACTTCGCCGAGGGCCACCATCAGGCGGATGACATCACCGTGATGGCACTGCGCATCCTGCCCGGGAAGACATGA
- a CDS encoding Crp/Fnr family transcriptional regulator, translated as MMTLAEKLLALHAVPPFSALRSEELLTIAAAMAVHRFKPGHLICEEGGVINRLYVRVSGSAVGPDGTEMQPVVGTTILLTGKAAPFAITAGPEGYLALSLPRGKFFTVINECPLLLAGFFRMPLLGVDYSGEARS; from the coding sequence ATGATGACCCTGGCGGAAAAATTGCTGGCCCTGCACGCGGTGCCGCCGTTCTCGGCGCTGCGCTCGGAAGAGCTGCTGACCATCGCCGCGGCCATGGCCGTACACCGCTTCAAGCCTGGCCACCTGATCTGCGAGGAGGGCGGGGTGATCAACCGCCTGTATGTGAGGGTGTCAGGATCAGCCGTGGGGCCGGACGGCACCGAAATGCAGCCGGTCGTCGGCACCACCATCCTGCTCACCGGCAAGGCTGCCCCGTTTGCCATCACCGCTGGCCCTGAAGGCTATCTGGCGCTATCGCTGCCGCGCGGCAAGTTCTTCACGGTGATCAACGAATGTCCGCTGCTGCTGGCCGGGTTCTTCCGCATGCCGCTGCTGGGCGTCGACTATTCGGGCGAAGCCCGCTCATGA
- a CDS encoding HAMP domain-containing protein, which translates to MKLTFNFQTLILLTMTVILAVATAIWGAAVYQVIYDIILRGFDRKLEALSAGAAEFTDGDGHAQFQRPYKVGAICAGVDGQLYGLDTERGLLLRINPEDGGAIEERRLANNDWLSIACDSEQPRVWLLASDGKLINEWTLTEEQTAPELRAMSEAADQLIYLDGTLWARHGQTLSGVDIDVPALTLAQEVATLAPAPAPARFAGLAVDEQALLLFDAQGKLLQRQPLNPAGYELSGLAWVDGTLYAAAESLLSVNPDSGILTENFAPGYYSEAHPFFQRYVSAYQNTRVAAGLTFLYTEVHLGADQIRYILDGSVGDDHSPPGYLDVVPEDSVADVTLAQSRGQSFVSDIREWEEWGLIKVSAEPIYSSSGKIVALAGADVDIGVIRDKTRFALFAVLFVGAGLLLLAGSVSYRVSQSLMRPLRNIKDSALRIAAGYHDTHVDYPAGDEIGKLAQGLNELSSRLAAQARQSETYQRALTRGRELIALEHALIDIGNECGADANLDIECSREPVESGRVGLGDAALLWLVDDAGKDSIELRHQRVLTQEKSRVLLTNHTAERGLDLLFTNTPSLARAACWEPVRRSLAIRCHGPFRLRLLEADGSERWLDCTDSMSLLLAPGQRLYWHDYCVIGGTMATAGATA; encoded by the coding sequence ATGAAACTGACCTTCAATTTCCAGACCCTGATCCTGCTGACGATGACGGTCATTCTGGCCGTTGCCACCGCCATCTGGGGCGCGGCGGTCTATCAGGTGATCTACGACATCATCCTGCGCGGATTCGACCGCAAGCTCGAAGCTCTGAGCGCCGGGGCGGCGGAGTTCACCGACGGCGATGGCCACGCCCAGTTCCAGCGTCCCTACAAGGTTGGGGCCATCTGCGCGGGCGTCGACGGCCAGCTCTACGGGCTCGACACCGAGCGCGGTCTGTTGCTGCGCATCAATCCCGAGGATGGCGGCGCCATCGAGGAACGTCGACTCGCCAACAACGATTGGCTTTCGATCGCCTGCGACAGCGAACAGCCCCGAGTCTGGCTGCTGGCGAGCGACGGCAAGCTGATCAACGAATGGACGCTGACCGAGGAGCAGACCGCCCCCGAGCTGCGGGCCATGTCGGAGGCGGCCGATCAGCTGATCTATCTGGATGGAACCTTGTGGGCGCGCCATGGACAGACCCTGTCGGGGGTCGACATCGACGTGCCGGCGCTGACGCTGGCGCAGGAAGTGGCCACGCTGGCACCGGCACCTGCGCCGGCTCGGTTTGCAGGCCTGGCGGTCGACGAGCAGGCCCTGTTGCTGTTCGATGCCCAGGGCAAGTTGCTGCAGCGCCAGCCGTTGAACCCGGCCGGCTACGAGCTGAGCGGGCTGGCCTGGGTGGACGGGACGCTGTACGCGGCAGCCGAATCGCTGCTGTCGGTCAATCCAGACAGTGGCATCCTCACCGAGAACTTCGCACCCGGCTACTACAGCGAAGCTCACCCCTTCTTCCAGCGCTATGTGTCGGCCTACCAGAACACCCGGGTCGCAGCTGGTCTGACCTTCCTTTACACCGAAGTGCATCTGGGCGCCGACCAGATCCGCTACATCCTCGATGGCTCGGTCGGTGATGACCATTCGCCGCCGGGCTATCTGGATGTGGTTCCGGAAGACTCGGTCGCCGATGTCACCCTGGCACAGAGCCGAGGACAGTCCTTCGTATCCGATATCCGCGAGTGGGAGGAATGGGGGCTGATCAAGGTCTCGGCCGAACCCATCTACAGCAGCAGTGGCAAGATCGTGGCGCTGGCCGGGGCCGATGTGGATATCGGCGTGATTCGCGACAAGACCCGATTTGCGCTGTTTGCGGTGCTCTTTGTCGGCGCCGGCCTGCTGCTGCTGGCAGGATCGGTGTCGTACCGGGTGTCGCAGAGCCTGATGCGCCCCTTGCGCAACATCAAGGATTCGGCCTTGCGCATTGCCGCCGGCTATCACGACACCCATGTGGACTATCCCGCCGGCGACGAGATCGGCAAGCTGGCACAGGGCCTGAACGAGCTCAGCAGCCGTCTGGCGGCGCAGGCGCGGCAGTCGGAGACCTATCAGCGAGCGCTGACCCGTGGGCGCGAGTTGATCGCCCTGGAGCATGCCCTGATCGATATCGGCAACGAATGCGGTGCCGATGCCAACCTGGACATCGAGTGCTCGCGTGAACCGGTCGAGTCCGGCCGCGTGGGTTTGGGTGACGCAGCCTTGTTGTGGCTGGTCGACGACGCGGGCAAGGACAGCATCGAACTGCGCCATCAACGCGTATTGACGCAGGAGAAGAGCCGCGTGCTGCTGACGAATCACACGGCGGAGCGGGGCCTGGATCTGCTGTTCACCAACACCCCCAGCCTGGCCCGTGCCGCCTGCTGGGAACCTGTGCGGCGCAGCCTCGCCATCCGTTGCCACGGGCCATTCCGCCTGCGCCTGCTGGAAGCCGACGGGAGCGAGCGCTGGCTGGACTGCACCGATTCGATGAGCCTGCTGCTGGCGCCCGGTCAGCGCCTGTACTGGCACGACTACTGCGTGATTGGTGGGACCATGGCCACCGCAGGAGCAACCGCATGA
- a CDS encoding cyclic nucleotide-binding domain-containing protein has protein sequence MLSKFRRLFQILPDEGSKVLWFALLAGLLQAGVAIGTVAADSVFLSQLGIEKLPLVFIFMPVVMMVYAPVYSVLIAKLGTRALFRVTLTVIVGGGLLIGFGGDYFGQTGWFPFAIKFYVGLWFIALYTLFWNFADDYFSILDGKRLYGLIAAGSSAGSMFGGGLVTGLSGIVPAPKLFLVWAIVAMVTFPVLLVILRRFRAISADDAQSDEVLSLPELLTFIIKTFRSSRFALALAMICFVMVALTSSLEYLTLGVFAENRSADGLASLLGGLYALAGALTLVINLFFFNRIVGRLGVGSTALVVPFAYLGSFVFFYLHNGFGAALVAFYAYQSLFVAIEFNNINLLYNALPGGVKRQLRTFIEALAEPAASATAGLLLFYSATHIDPDNLALAGLLVACGALVIAAFIRQNYVHALAVNLRADWLDFANPEQAWRLHLSNADFIQLRKMAFSARRSEQLLAVELLWRLQDSSARAALLNFLSTASAEEAERLRPAISELLSHGNTDALAETLLWLESDHGPNEPEVLDEFTSTGAFPMRRLQDWRRSDHPAHLAAIAVARWNGSRINEVALAIEQVGSLLEGDDESRRLGIRAIGDCHQPRHAKELLPFLSDGNEALRLEALRSLRKLASPDTAAMMPHVLPLVAEASSEERMLILAIAEKISDTSSIPALLWAAEHFSASESRRLEALICGMGLKAIPGVIHLLRNISAPFHSRSVAVRALSRLAMPQLLLITDELIEEELTRAQQAVISHRALMADPGAGVGQTVLTRFYRDAAAEGLEFVLEVLSLVGRLSDFDLIRASLSFANPRDRANAIETIQQSCSRAMFRRICALIEATVPESGLQESVAGAEPIDSVLRRAARSNIALEASAALIAFQERNIEGGLSLLRQRLDEPDGGRINDWLVALLPRFAQSTINLELEAHPVDRVAALVRARFFSDARILALDYLAAHASERSWAPGEIVYDTDTPTEELFVIAEGEVEVHRNGVVRQATAGATFGERVLMGDLTRKERAVSAGCRALVLPGAVVMRALEIFPAMGVSLYQFKTISAVS, from the coding sequence ATGCTGTCCAAGTTTCGCCGTCTGTTTCAGATCTTGCCCGATGAGGGCAGCAAGGTGTTGTGGTTCGCGCTGCTGGCGGGGCTGCTGCAAGCCGGCGTGGCCATCGGTACCGTTGCCGCAGACTCGGTGTTCCTGTCGCAGCTTGGCATCGAGAAGTTGCCGCTGGTGTTCATCTTCATGCCGGTGGTCATGATGGTGTACGCACCGGTGTATTCGGTGCTGATTGCCAAGCTCGGCACCCGGGCGCTGTTCCGGGTCACGCTGACGGTGATTGTCGGCGGCGGCTTGCTGATCGGTTTCGGCGGCGACTACTTCGGTCAGACCGGGTGGTTCCCCTTTGCCATCAAGTTCTACGTGGGCCTGTGGTTCATTGCCCTGTACACCCTGTTCTGGAACTTTGCCGACGACTATTTCTCGATCCTCGACGGCAAGCGCCTGTACGGATTGATTGCCGCCGGCAGTTCGGCCGGATCCATGTTCGGTGGCGGGTTGGTGACGGGACTGTCCGGCATCGTCCCGGCGCCCAAGCTGTTCCTGGTCTGGGCCATCGTGGCCATGGTGACCTTCCCGGTGCTGCTGGTGATCCTGCGGCGCTTCCGCGCGATCTCCGCCGATGACGCCCAGTCCGACGAAGTGCTGTCGCTGCCGGAACTGCTCACCTTCATCATCAAGACCTTCAGAAGCTCACGCTTTGCGCTGGCGCTGGCGATGATCTGTTTCGTCATGGTGGCGCTGACCAGCAGTCTGGAATACCTGACGCTCGGGGTGTTTGCCGAGAACCGCTCTGCCGACGGTCTGGCCTCGCTGCTGGGTGGTCTGTATGCCCTGGCCGGCGCGCTGACGCTGGTGATCAATCTGTTCTTCTTCAACCGCATCGTCGGCCGCCTGGGCGTGGGCAGTACCGCACTGGTGGTGCCCTTCGCTTATCTCGGCTCCTTCGTCTTCTTCTATCTGCACAACGGCTTCGGCGCCGCGCTGGTGGCTTTCTATGCCTATCAGAGCCTGTTCGTGGCGATTGAATTCAACAACATCAACCTGCTTTACAACGCCCTGCCGGGCGGCGTGAAACGGCAGCTGCGAACCTTCATCGAAGCCCTGGCCGAGCCCGCCGCCAGTGCCACCGCTGGTCTGCTGCTGTTCTATTCGGCCACGCACATCGATCCCGACAATCTGGCGCTGGCCGGTTTGCTGGTCGCCTGCGGCGCGCTGGTGATTGCCGCATTCATCCGCCAGAACTACGTGCACGCGCTGGCGGTGAACCTGCGCGCCGACTGGCTCGATTTCGCCAATCCGGAACAGGCCTGGCGGCTGCACCTCAGCAATGCCGATTTCATCCAGCTGCGCAAGATGGCTTTTTCTGCCCGACGCAGCGAGCAACTGCTGGCGGTGGAGCTGCTCTGGCGTCTGCAGGACAGCTCGGCCCGCGCGGCCCTGCTGAATTTCCTGTCCACTGCCAGCGCCGAGGAGGCCGAGCGGCTGCGGCCAGCCATTTCCGAGCTGCTCTCCCACGGCAACACCGATGCCCTGGCCGAAACCCTGCTGTGGCTGGAAAGCGACCATGGCCCGAATGAACCGGAAGTGCTCGACGAGTTCACCTCGACCGGCGCCTTCCCGATGCGGCGTCTGCAGGACTGGCGCCGCTCCGACCACCCGGCGCATCTGGCGGCCATTGCCGTGGCTCGCTGGAATGGCAGTCGCATCAACGAGGTGGCGCTGGCCATCGAACAGGTGGGCAGCCTGCTGGAGGGCGACGACGAATCCCGCCGCCTCGGTATTCGTGCGATTGGAGATTGCCACCAGCCGCGTCACGCCAAGGAACTGTTGCCCTTTCTGAGCGACGGCAACGAGGCGCTGCGTCTGGAGGCCTTGCGCAGTCTGCGCAAGCTGGCATCGCCGGATACAGCTGCCATGATGCCGCACGTGTTGCCGCTGGTGGCCGAAGCCTCCTCGGAAGAGCGCATGTTGATCCTGGCGATTGCCGAGAAGATCAGCGACACCTCGTCGATACCGGCCTTGCTGTGGGCGGCCGAGCATTTCTCGGCCTCCGAGAGTCGCCGACTGGAAGCGCTGATCTGTGGCATGGGTCTGAAAGCCATCCCCGGCGTGATCCACCTGTTGCGCAATATTTCCGCGCCCTTCCATTCGCGCAGTGTCGCGGTACGCGCGCTCAGCCGCCTGGCGATGCCGCAGCTGCTGCTGATCACCGATGAGTTGATCGAGGAGGAGCTCACCCGGGCCCAGCAGGCCGTGATCTCGCATCGCGCGCTGATGGCGGATCCGGGCGCCGGCGTCGGGCAGACGGTACTCACGCGTTTCTATCGCGATGCCGCCGCCGAGGGGCTGGAGTTTGTGCTGGAAGTGCTGAGTCTGGTCGGACGGCTGTCGGATTTCGATTTGATCCGGGCCTCGCTGTCCTTTGCCAATCCACGCGATCGTGCCAACGCCATCGAGACCATCCAGCAGAGCTGTTCGCGGGCGATGTTCCGCCGCATCTGCGCGCTGATCGAGGCCACGGTGCCAGAGTCGGGGCTGCAGGAGAGCGTTGCCGGCGCCGAGCCGATCGATTCGGTGTTGCGGCGAGCCGCACGCAGCAATATCGCGCTGGAGGCCTCGGCTGCGCTGATTGCCTTTCAGGAGCGCAACATCGAGGGTGGCCTGAGCCTGCTGCGTCAGCGTCTGGACGAGCCCGACGGTGGCCGGATCAACGACTGGCTGGTTGCCCTGTTGCCGCGCTTCGCGCAGTCCACGATCAATCTGGAGCTGGAGGCACATCCGGTGGACCGGGTGGCGGCGCTGGTGCGGGCACGTTTCTTCAGTGATGCCCGCATCCTGGCGCTGGACTATCTCGCGGCCCACGCCAGCGAACGCAGCTGGGCGCCGGGTGAGATCGTTTACGACACGGACACCCCCACCGAGGAGTTGTTCGTCATCGCCGAAGGCGAAGTCGAAGTGCACCGCAACGGCGTGGTCCGCCAGGCCACGGCCGGTGCCACTTTCGGCGAACGCGTGTTGATGGGGGATCTGACGCGCAAGGAGCGGGCCGTCTCTGCCGGTTGTCGGGCGTTGGTGTTGCCCGGTGCCGTGGTCATGCGCGCGCTGGAAATCTTCCCGGCCATGGGCGTCAGCCTGTATCAGTTCAAGACCATCTCGGCGGTCTCATGA